From the genome of Pukyongia salina, one region includes:
- a CDS encoding OmpA/MotB family protein codes for MIKKIFFGIILFSLTASCVSSKIYEDLQARYDALKAENESLMSRLDAQNGKGEEYSVQKLRMEIDRLNAENSRLKMDLAAVENSLERLQSSYDALEANSSSALTENLERNRKLLEELEVKEKRLSEEEARLKQLQKQLSDRSARVDELEGIIAAKDAKMRALKEAISAALVNFEGNGLTVEQRDGKVYVSMENKLLFDSGSWAVNSRGREAVVQLGKVLAQNKEIAVLIEGHTDNVPYGGSGNITDNWDLSTKRATAIVSILTQNSGIPKDNLTAAGRGEYAPVAPNTTSEGRSKNRRIEVILTPKLDEIAKLLNDI; via the coding sequence ATGATTAAAAAGATTTTCTTCGGAATTATTCTATTCTCGCTAACTGCCTCTTGTGTCTCATCGAAGATATACGAAGACCTTCAGGCGCGATACGACGCGCTAAAAGCTGAAAACGAATCCCTGATGTCGCGATTGGATGCGCAGAATGGAAAAGGAGAGGAATATTCGGTACAAAAGCTTAGGATGGAGATCGACCGGTTAAATGCCGAGAACAGCAGGCTTAAAATGGACCTGGCCGCCGTGGAAAATAGCCTGGAACGCCTTCAGTCTTCTTATGATGCCCTCGAGGCAAATAGTTCTTCGGCTCTAACAGAGAACCTGGAACGCAATCGCAAATTGCTGGAAGAACTGGAAGTGAAGGAAAAGCGACTTTCGGAAGAAGAGGCACGATTAAAACAACTTCAGAAACAATTGTCAGACAGATCGGCGAGAGTAGACGAACTGGAAGGGATCATTGCAGCAAAGGATGCAAAGATGCGCGCCCTGAAGGAAGCAATTTCTGCTGCCCTGGTAAATTTTGAAGGTAATGGCCTCACTGTAGAACAACGCGACGGAAAGGTTTACGTATCTATGGAGAACAAACTATTGTTCGATAGCGGAAGTTGGGCAGTTAATAGTAGAGGCCGTGAAGCTGTTGTCCAGCTAGGAAAGGTGTTGGCTCAGAATAAAGAAATAGCAGTTTTAATTGAAGGCCATACCGATAATGTACCTTATGGCGGAAGTGGGAACATTACGGATAATTGGGATCTGTCTACCAAACGTGCAACCGCCATTGTCTCTATTCTTACCCAGAATTCGGGTATTCCTAAAGATAATCTAACGGCAGCCGGGAGAGGAGAATACGCGCCTGTGGCTCCAAATACTACTTCGGAAGGCAGGTCGAAAAACCGACGCATTGAGGTTATCCTTACCCCTAAGTTGGATGAGATCGCAAAATTGCTAAACGATATTTAA
- a CDS encoding NADP(H)-dependent aldo-keto reductase: MKYTNLPNTDLQVSKLCLGSMTWGRQNTEAEGHIQLDYALEKGINFIDTAEMYAVPYSDKTQGSTERIIGSWLSRSGKRDKIILASKIAGPSRGFKFIRNPLNFSKQAIDDALHKSLQRLQTDYLDLYQLHWPERNVNVFGKREYDHRGNAEWEDNIGTILESLETYVKEGKIRYVGVSNETPFGLMRYMEEHRKGKLKMVSTQNSYNLLQRRDEIGLSEVVQMENIGYLAYSPLAFGVLSGKYLNMAKPENARVTLFPNYNRYSGASSLRATEKYQAIAQKYGLSLVQMALAFVTDRPFVTSNIIGATSLGQLKENIASIEVSLSEEILKEIDKVHNEMPNPAP; encoded by the coding sequence ATGAAATATACCAACCTACCCAATACAGACCTTCAGGTTAGCAAACTATGTTTAGGAAGCATGACCTGGGGTCGTCAAAATACCGAAGCCGAAGGCCACATTCAACTGGATTATGCGCTGGAAAAAGGAATAAATTTTATCGATACCGCCGAAATGTATGCGGTACCTTATTCTGATAAGACCCAGGGAAGTACCGAAAGGATAATTGGAAGCTGGTTGTCCAGGTCCGGAAAACGTGATAAGATCATACTTGCTTCTAAAATTGCCGGGCCTTCACGCGGTTTTAAATTTATACGGAACCCACTAAATTTCAGTAAACAGGCAATAGATGATGCACTGCATAAAAGTTTACAACGCCTGCAGACAGATTATTTAGACCTGTATCAGCTTCATTGGCCGGAACGCAATGTAAACGTATTTGGCAAACGCGAATATGATCATAGGGGTAATGCAGAGTGGGAAGATAACATTGGTACTATCCTTGAGAGCCTGGAAACCTATGTAAAAGAGGGTAAGATAAGATATGTGGGAGTTTCTAACGAAACTCCCTTCGGATTAATGCGATATATGGAAGAGCACAGAAAAGGGAAGCTTAAAATGGTGTCTACACAAAATTCATATAATTTGTTGCAGAGGCGAGATGAAATTGGGCTTTCAGAGGTGGTTCAAATGGAGAATATAGGCTATTTGGCGTACTCTCCATTAGCCTTTGGAGTGCTTAGTGGAAAATATCTCAATATGGCAAAACCTGAGAATGCACGAGTAACCCTTTTCCCTAACTACAATCGATACAGCGGTGCCAGCTCCTTAAGAGCCACCGAAAAATATCAGGCTATTGCCCAAAAGTATGGGTTGAGTCTGGTTCAAATGGCGCTCGCTTTTGTTACGGATAGACCCTTTGTGACATCCAATATAATTGGTGCTACAAGTCTCGGTCAGCTAAAGGAGAACATAGCAAGCATAGAGGTATCACTTTCGGAAGAAATTCTGAAGGAAATAGACAAAGTACATAATGAAATGCCAAATCCTGCACCCTAA
- a CDS encoding HYR domain-containing protein encodes MKNLYLIIFIFIGCSLTQLHAQEYLDLIHNPTETTTLEEVQQLANAYFENRDRGRGSGYKQYKRWEYHTQRMVNSDGRLKNFSKLTYDAIQQLESMAIPENMMPANWTPMGPVSYSNGNSGYNGGLGRVNVVAFHPTNANIIYIGVPAGGVWKTTDGGSTWTPMSDTLASIGVSGIAVDHTNPNTVYILTGDGDGADTYSIGVMKSTDGGATWNTTGLTWGVTNFVRGYKLIMHPSNSNIMMAVTNAGIYRTTDGWATSSNVQAGNFRDIEFKPGSPATVYAVTTNTFYKSTDTGASWAVTGTGLPTGENRVALAVTPANSNYVYYLAGPGGAGGGGTYNGMYRSTDSGATFSTMSTTPNILGHDVNGAGTSDQSWYDLAIAVNPTNANNTITGGVNVWRSTDGGASNSLIAYWYSPGASQYVHADIHDLAYNPVDNKLYCGSDGGISVSSDHGVTWTNIWNGLQIMQFYKISGVEANQNLLLGGAQDNGSNKYTGSTTIEHILGGDGMDNMIDYNNNNNLYYSFQNGGLQRSTNGGTTSVGIQPGGSTGAWVTPYAMDATNPSIIYGGYSDVYRSTNMGTSWTNLGSDGRGAIAVGINDPSRLYAANGSTLQTSANTGGSWTTISGALPALTITSITVDPANASRVWVTFGGFTAGQKVYESTDAGSNWTNISAGLPNAPALSIAYENTGGSPMDAIYVGMSVGVYYRSDSTAWTAYNTGLPNVPVYDLEINHTNSKIRAGTYGRGLWESPLFSAPVCDIAAANATTTPPSCPGGNDGTLTVTASCTTCGSIQYTITPTSPPGPPIVQVGNGVFTNLPANSYNVTVEDTLDSTCNDTYVNNPVVVPAGTDGIAPAIGCPADVNVECGNDTSPASTGTATAADNCDPSPSVTFSDSSAPGCGLTEVITRTWTATDASGNAAVCTQVITVVDTTNPTISCPPDVIVNNDPGVCEAIVNYTTPTGTDGCGGVTVTQTAGFSSGSLFPVGTTTNAFIVTDDCGNVSSCSFDVIVNDNENPVVVCPPDQTVTAGAGNTYLVPDYLATAQATANDNCTSPLTNTSQNPAAGTMVSPGVYTVTVMATDAAGNTGACSFQLTVDPTLGIEGQINPGSIVLYLNPAKDFVILSNPEQIALEKLEIFNVQGQLIKTIGLSQSGIEKTIDVSELSSGNYLFVIYAGSERIVKQIVKE; translated from the coding sequence ATGAAAAATCTTTACCTAATTATATTCATATTTATTGGATGCAGTCTAACTCAACTTCATGCTCAGGAGTATTTAGATCTTATTCATAATCCAACCGAAACCACCACTTTAGAAGAAGTTCAGCAGTTGGCCAACGCCTACTTTGAGAACAGGGATAGAGGCCGCGGAAGTGGATATAAACAGTACAAACGATGGGAATATCACACCCAACGCATGGTCAATTCGGACGGCAGGTTGAAAAATTTTAGCAAGCTTACCTATGATGCGATCCAGCAATTGGAATCGATGGCTATTCCCGAAAATATGATGCCTGCAAACTGGACCCCGATGGGGCCGGTAAGTTATTCTAATGGAAACAGTGGCTATAATGGAGGTTTGGGGCGCGTAAATGTGGTTGCATTTCATCCAACCAACGCTAATATCATCTACATAGGAGTTCCGGCCGGAGGAGTATGGAAAACCACAGATGGAGGATCCACATGGACCCCAATGTCGGATACCCTCGCAAGTATTGGAGTTTCCGGTATTGCGGTAGATCACACCAATCCGAATACGGTTTACATACTAACTGGTGATGGAGATGGAGCCGACACCTATTCCATTGGTGTTATGAAATCGACAGATGGAGGTGCAACCTGGAATACTACAGGACTCACCTGGGGAGTGACAAATTTTGTTAGAGGTTATAAACTAATAATGCATCCTTCCAACAGCAATATCATGATGGCTGTTACCAATGCCGGAATATACAGAACCACCGATGGTTGGGCTACTTCCAGTAATGTACAGGCAGGAAATTTCAGGGATATTGAATTTAAACCCGGAAGTCCGGCAACAGTATATGCCGTTACAACCAATACCTTTTATAAATCTACAGATACCGGAGCCAGCTGGGCTGTTACCGGAACAGGACTGCCAACTGGTGAAAACAGGGTTGCTCTGGCTGTGACGCCGGCTAATAGTAATTACGTGTATTACCTGGCCGGTCCGGGTGGAGCCGGAGGAGGGGGAACCTATAACGGGATGTATCGCTCGACAGACTCGGGAGCTACTTTTTCTACCATGTCTACTACGCCTAATATTCTTGGTCACGACGTAAATGGGGCGGGAACCTCAGATCAGTCGTGGTATGACTTGGCTATAGCTGTTAACCCTACCAATGCTAATAATACCATTACAGGTGGTGTGAACGTCTGGCGGTCTACCGATGGTGGTGCTTCCAATTCTTTGATAGCATATTGGTACTCCCCGGGTGCTAGTCAATATGTACATGCAGATATACACGATCTTGCTTATAACCCTGTTGACAATAAATTGTATTGTGGAAGTGACGGTGGTATTTCGGTAAGTTCAGATCATGGAGTTACCTGGACCAACATCTGGAACGGTTTGCAGATCATGCAATTCTATAAGATCTCCGGAGTGGAAGCAAACCAAAACCTGCTTCTTGGTGGAGCCCAGGACAATGGTTCGAATAAATATACCGGCTCCACTACAATTGAGCATATACTTGGGGGAGATGGGATGGATAATATGATCGATTATAACAACAATAACAATCTTTATTACAGCTTTCAAAATGGGGGTCTTCAAAGATCGACCAATGGTGGTACGACTTCGGTAGGCATACAACCCGGAGGATCTACCGGAGCCTGGGTAACTCCTTATGCCATGGATGCTACTAATCCTAGTATTATCTATGGTGGTTATAGCGATGTATACAGAAGTACCAATATGGGTACTTCCTGGACAAACTTAGGATCGGACGGCCGTGGTGCGATAGCAGTTGGGATTAACGATCCTTCCAGATTATATGCGGCTAACGGTAGTACCTTACAAACATCTGCCAATACAGGAGGATCCTGGACCACTATATCTGGAGCTCTTCCTGCATTAACTATTACTTCCATAACGGTCGATCCGGCAAATGCCTCCAGGGTATGGGTTACCTTCGGAGGGTTCACTGCCGGGCAAAAAGTATACGAATCTACCGATGCCGGAAGCAACTGGACCAATATATCGGCTGGACTTCCTAATGCACCTGCTCTAAGTATCGCTTACGAAAATACCGGGGGTTCACCTATGGATGCAATTTATGTGGGAATGTCTGTGGGCGTGTATTATCGATCCGATTCGACCGCATGGACGGCCTATAATACAGGCTTACCCAATGTTCCGGTATACGACCTTGAAATAAATCATACAAATTCGAAAATAAGAGCTGGAACATATGGTAGAGGACTATGGGAGTCACCTCTTTTCAGCGCTCCTGTATGTGATATAGCTGCGGCTAATGCGACCACCACACCACCTTCCTGTCCCGGAGGAAATGACGGTACGTTAACGGTTACTGCCTCATGTACAACCTGCGGTAGTATTCAGTACACCATAACTCCTACTTCTCCACCCGGCCCACCGATCGTGCAGGTTGGAAACGGAGTATTTACAAATTTACCGGCCAACTCCTACAATGTAACAGTAGAGGATACCTTAGATTCTACATGTAATGACACCTACGTGAACAATCCGGTAGTAGTACCGGCGGGAACCGATGGAATTGCACCTGCAATTGGTTGTCCGGCAGATGTAAATGTGGAATGTGGCAACGATACTTCTCCTGCAAGTACCGGTACGGCTACCGCGGCAGATAATTGTGATCCTAGTCCGTCGGTTACCTTTAGCGACAGTTCTGCGCCGGGATGTGGTTTAACAGAAGTTATTACACGTACATGGACGGCTACCGATGCCTCTGGTAATGCCGCCGTTTGTACACAGGTGATCACCGTAGTAGACACTACAAATCCTACCATTAGCTGCCCACCGGATGTTATTGTAAATAATGACCCTGGAGTATGTGAAGCGATAGTGAATTATACCACACCTACGGGTACCGATGGCTGTGGAGGGGTAACTGTTACCCAGACCGCAGGTTTCTCATCCGGTAGTTTATTCCCGGTTGGAACAACAACCAATGCCTTTATAGTTACCGATGATTGCGGGAATGTTTCTTCCTGCTCGTTCGATGTAATTGTGAACGATAATGAAAACCCTGTTGTAGTTTGTCCTCCGGATCAAACGGTAACTGCCGGTGCCGGAAACACTTATTTAGTGCCCGATTATCTCGCCACGGCCCAGGCCACTGCCAACGATAATTGCACGAGTCCGTTAACAAATACCTCTCAAAACCCTGCTGCCGGTACAATGGTAAGTCCGGGTGTATATACGGTAACTGTTATGGCTACAGATGCGGCCGGAAACACAGGAGCTTGTAGTTTCCAGTTAACGGTCGATCCAACCTTGGGAATTGAAGGACAAATAAATCCGGGTTCTATTGTGCTATACCTCAATCCTGCGAAAGATTTCGTGATCTTAAGTAACCCTGAACAGATAGCACTTGAAAAACTCGAGATATTTAATGTACAGGGACAATTGATTAAAACGATCGGTTTGTCGCAATCCGGAATTGAAAAGACTATTGATGTTTCTGAACTATCCAGCGGAAACTACCTGTTTGTAATTTATGCCGGATCGGAGCGAATTGTAAAACAGATCGTGAAAGAATAG